Proteins encoded by one window of Blautia faecicola:
- the trpD gene encoding anthranilate phosphoribosyltransferase, whose translation MIKEAIIKVAKKEDLTYEESKAVMNEIMDGETSQVQTAAYLTALAMKGETIDEITGSAEGMRSHALQLKHDMDVLEIVGTGGDGSNSFNISTTASLVIAAGGVPVAKHGNRAASSKSGAADVLEALGVKITLTPEQSEKILEKIGICFLFAQTYHTAMKYVAPVRKELGIRTVFNILGPLTNPANANMQIMGVYSEELVEPMAQVLVKLGVKKGMVVYGTDSLDEISMSAPTAVCEICDGKLAPYEIVPEQFGYKKCEKDELKGDTPQENATITRAILDGSEQGAKRQAVCMNAGAALYVAGKAGTLEEGVRLAEQLIDSGAALKKLETFIRESNEA comes from the coding sequence ATGATCAAAGAAGCAATTATCAAAGTGGCAAAAAAAGAAGATCTGACATATGAAGAATCAAAAGCTGTTATGAATGAGATCATGGATGGAGAAACTTCTCAGGTACAGACGGCGGCATATCTGACAGCCTTAGCTATGAAGGGTGAAACCATTGATGAGATCACAGGATCTGCCGAAGGTATGCGTTCCCATGCCCTGCAGTTAAAACATGATATGGATGTCCTGGAGATTGTCGGTACCGGTGGGGACGGTTCCAATTCTTTTAATATTTCCACAACCGCTTCTCTGGTCATCGCAGCAGGTGGTGTTCCGGTAGCAAAACATGGAAACCGTGCGGCATCTTCCAAATCAGGAGCAGCGGATGTACTGGAAGCCCTGGGTGTAAAGATCACGCTGACACCGGAACAGAGTGAAAAAATACTGGAAAAGATCGGGATCTGTTTCCTGTTTGCACAGACTTATCACACCGCGATGAAATATGTGGCACCGGTCAGAAAAGAACTGGGTATCCGCACAGTGTTTAACATTCTCGGCCCGCTAACGAACCCGGCAAATGCAAACATGCAGATCATGGGCGTCTACAGTGAAGAGCTGGTAGAGCCGATGGCACAGGTTCTGGTGAAACTGGGCGTGAAAAAGGGTATGGTTGTGTATGGTACGGACAGCCTGGATGAGATCTCGATGAGTGCACCGACTGCTGTGTGTGAGATCTGTGATGGTAAATTAGCTCCTTATGAGATAGTTCCGGAACAGTTCGGTTACAAAAAATGCGAGAAAGACGAGTTAAAAGGTGACACTCCGCAGGAAAATGCGACCATCACCCGAGCAATCCTCGATGGCAGTGAACAGGGGGCGAAACGACAGGCCGTGTGCATGAACGCCGGAGCCGCTCTGTATGTGGCAGGAAAAGCAGGGACACTGGAAGAAGGTGTACGTCTGGCAGAGCAACTGATCGACAGCGGTGCAGCACTGAAGAAACTGGAAACATTCATTCGGGAGAGTAATGAAGCATGA
- a CDS encoding DUF3783 domain-containing protein, with amino-acid sequence MKETILLFNITDRNTKLKLERILLPLKLRIRRIPVSQYGQTLAALCGLEEPADLPSESAVTPSFSDPMMIFAGLSEMTLDRVLTGLRAQQIRIPYKAILTPTNQHWTPEECFIEIKKEHEQMHGLNQ; translated from the coding sequence ATGAAGGAAACTATCTTACTTTTCAATATAACCGACCGTAACACCAAACTGAAATTAGAACGCATTCTCTTGCCGCTGAAGCTCCGGATCCGGCGGATCCCGGTGTCTCAGTATGGACAGACACTGGCTGCGCTGTGTGGTCTGGAAGAACCTGCTGATCTGCCCTCCGAGAGCGCTGTTACCCCGTCTTTTTCCGATCCTATGATGATCTTTGCAGGTTTATCTGAAATGACCCTGGATCGCGTTCTGACGGGCTTACGCGCGCAGCAGATCCGTATTCCTTATAAAGCCATTCTGACGCCCACCAACCAGCACTGGACACCGGAGGAATGTTTTATCGAGATCAAAAAAGAACACGAACAGATGCATGGCTTGAATCAATAA
- a CDS encoding RNA polymerase sigma factor, whose product MEYLDLVKRAKSGNEEAFIRLMELQSDCMYKMAKTILKNEEDVADAMAETVLTCWEKISTLRKNRCILHQSGNHGYCVAEYYRSEFQPSGVFGKRILGRNERTARL is encoded by the coding sequence ATGGAATATCTGGATCTGGTAAAAAGAGCGAAGAGCGGGAATGAGGAGGCATTTATCCGGTTGATGGAGTTGCAGTCGGACTGTATGTATAAGATGGCGAAAACCATTTTGAAAAATGAGGAAGATGTGGCTGATGCAATGGCGGAGACGGTTCTGACTTGCTGGGAAAAGATTTCTACATTGAGAAAGAACCGATGCATCCTGCACCAGTCAGGGAATCACGGTTACTGTGTTGCAGAGTATTACCGATCAGAATTTCAGCCATCTGGCGTTTTCGGTAAAAGGATACTCGGCAGAAACGAAAGAACAGCCAGACTTTGA
- the trpE gene encoding anthranilate synthase component I, translating into MYPTLEKVKEIAASGQYRRVPVCKELYADRYTPVEVMRVLRKASKHCYLLESASQTEVWGRFSFLGYEPAMEITCTDGLLNIRKTGEDAVVTKKVEHPGDTLREIIQEYKTPVMEEFPPFTGGLVGYFSYDYIKYSEQKLKLEDKEQQDFRDMDLMLFDQVIAFDHYRQKVLLIAGVMTDDLEASYQKAEGKLEEMAQLLKTGPHMEFEKLKLESDIRPQFPEAEYCEMVEKAKHYIREGDIFQVVLSNPMRAKVTGNLFDTYRVLRATNPSPYMFYFSSDDIEIAGASPETLVKLEAGNLSTFPLAGTRPRGKTREEDRELEAGLLKDEKERAEHNMLVDLGRNDIGKISKIGSVKVEKYMCVEHFSHVMHLGSTVVGDLREDKDAVDAVDAILPAGTLSGAPKFRACQIIEELEHSKRGIYGGAIGYLDFTGNLDTCIAIRLVYKKKGEICIRSGAGIVADSVPEKEFEECCNKARAVVQAIAQAQEGLE; encoded by the coding sequence ATGTATCCAACATTAGAAAAGGTAAAAGAAATTGCAGCCAGTGGACAGTATCGCAGAGTTCCCGTATGTAAAGAGTTATATGCGGATCGATATACACCCGTAGAAGTGATGCGGGTTTTGCGGAAAGCAAGTAAACATTGTTATCTGTTAGAGAGTGCCAGCCAGACGGAGGTATGGGGAAGATTTTCTTTTCTCGGTTATGAGCCGGCGATGGAGATCACCTGTACGGATGGTCTTCTGAACATCCGAAAAACCGGGGAAGATGCGGTTGTGACAAAGAAAGTAGAACATCCGGGCGATACTCTGCGGGAGATCATTCAGGAATATAAAACACCGGTGATGGAAGAATTTCCACCATTTACCGGCGGGCTGGTAGGGTACTTTTCCTATGACTATATCAAATACAGCGAACAGAAATTAAAACTCGAAGATAAAGAGCAGCAGGATTTCAGGGATATGGATCTGATGTTGTTCGATCAGGTGATTGCCTTTGATCATTACCGTCAGAAAGTGTTGCTGATCGCCGGAGTGATGACCGATGATCTGGAAGCGTCTTATCAGAAGGCAGAAGGAAAACTGGAAGAGATGGCACAGCTTCTGAAAACCGGACCGCATATGGAATTCGAAAAACTGAAGCTGGAGTCCGATATCCGGCCACAGTTCCCGGAAGCGGAATATTGTGAGATGGTGGAGAAAGCCAAACATTACATCCGTGAGGGTGATATTTTCCAGGTGGTATTATCGAATCCGATGCGGGCGAAAGTGACAGGAAATCTTTTCGATACCTACCGGGTGCTGAGGGCGACAAACCCATCTCCGTATATGTTCTATTTTTCCAGCGACGATATTGAGATTGCGGGAGCATCTCCGGAGACTCTGGTAAAACTGGAAGCCGGGAATCTGAGTACTTTCCCGTTGGCCGGAACCAGACCGAGAGGAAAGACAAGGGAAGAAGACAGGGAACTGGAAGCCGGACTTTTAAAAGATGAAAAAGAACGGGCAGAACACAACATGCTGGTGGATCTGGGAAGAAATGATATCGGAAAGATCAGTAAGATTGGCAGTGTGAAAGTGGAAAAATACATGTGTGTGGAACATTTTTCACATGTCATGCATCTTGGTTCTACGGTAGTCGGAGATCTGCGAGAGGATAAAGATGCGGTGGATGCCGTTGATGCGATCCTGCCGGCTGGAACACTCTCCGGAGCACCGAAGTTCCGGGCCTGTCAGATCATCGAAGAACTGGAACACAGCAAACGTGGTATCTACGGTGGGGCGATCGGTTATCTGGATTTTACAGGAAATCTGGATACCTGTATCGCGATCCGCCTGGTTTATAAAAAGAAAGGTGAAATCTGTATTCGTTCCGGTGCCGGTATCGTGGCGGACAGCGTACCGGAGAAAGAATTTGAAGAATGCTGCAACAAGGCACGGGCCGTGGTTCAGGCAATTGCACAGGCACAGGAGGGATTGGAATGA
- a CDS encoding RNA polymerase sigma factor, whose protein sequence is MRQTIQELVERYQNSLYAVAFNVCKNQQDAEDAVQDTFLQYYNSKKEFESEQHIRAWLIRVAINKAKNMNLSFWRKNKISLEDYMETLVFETPESEHLFETVMRLPEKYRIVIHLFYYEDYSVREIGEILKISESNVKVRLSRGRMLLRETLKEEWDDDK, encoded by the coding sequence ATGAGACAAACGATACAGGAATTGGTGGAACGATATCAGAACAGTCTGTACGCAGTGGCATTTAACGTATGCAAAAATCAGCAGGATGCGGAAGATGCTGTTCAGGATACGTTTCTCCAATATTATAACAGCAAAAAAGAATTTGAAAGTGAGCAGCATATACGGGCATGGCTGATCCGGGTGGCGATCAATAAAGCGAAGAATATGAATCTTTCATTCTGGAGGAAGAATAAAATTTCCCTGGAAGATTATATGGAGACACTCGTTTTTGAGACACCGGAGTCGGAGCATCTGTTTGAAACCGTGATGAGACTCCCTGAAAAATACAGAATTGTGATTCATCTGTTTTACTACGAGGATTACAGTGTCAGGGAAATCGGGGAGATCCTGAAGATTTCGGAGAGTAATGTCAAAGTAAGATTATCCCGTGGAAGAATGTTGCTTCGCGAGACTTTGAAGGAGGAATGGGACGATGACAAATAA
- a CDS encoding gamma-glutamyl-gamma-aminobutyrate hydrolase family protein (Members of this family of hydrolases with an active site Cys residue belong to MEROPS family C26.): MRKCKRKILGVLFMSAMLFSAWPAVYGSEADGGQRVERQERLGTDEEEREIPEEEVSQGWKARERQRFYLDSNLERLTGWQKINGNWYYFDEEGWMQTGWLEDGGKRYYLKDNGVMQTGWILEQKQWYFADGTGAMRTGWLHKGGSWFYLQENGAMCTGWKDIGGTWYYFRPGNGDMMTGWVRDRETWYYMSGSGAMQTGWLKHGTAWYYLSGSGAMAKDWTQVRGSWYYLNDHGAMQTGWLHRGNNWFYLNEDGVMQTGWLHRRGVWYYLNRSGAMLTGWQVVGSSWYYFDGDGAMQSGWICLEGSWYYLGGNNDGAMKTGWIRNGGRNYYLTPGGIWKDIRLAVIGNNEAGAITTAAKFVEMGVDATVVTGNFEISRYDGIIIPGGGDLDPARYGQTNTASGNIDNILDERQIDAVKQCVAAGKPIFGICKGVQLINVVFGGTLNQSISGHMGVWHTVSVSRSGWFSNIYSGSVRVLSYHHQSIRDLADGFQADMRAGDGTIEAISNNEKHIYGVQFHPEQMNNEVGNRCIRQFVEVCAK; encoded by the coding sequence ATGAGAAAATGCAAAAGAAAAATACTGGGAGTACTTTTTATGAGTGCGATGCTGTTTTCGGCATGGCCGGCTGTTTATGGATCGGAGGCAGACGGCGGACAGAGGGTGGAGAGACAGGAAAGGCTCGGAACGGATGAGGAAGAAAGGGAGATACCAGAAGAAGAGGTAAGTCAGGGGTGGAAGGCAAGGGAAAGGCAGAGATTTTATCTGGACAGTAATCTCGAACGGCTGACCGGCTGGCAGAAGATAAACGGGAACTGGTATTATTTTGATGAGGAGGGATGGATGCAGACGGGTTGGCTGGAAGATGGCGGAAAGCGGTATTATCTGAAGGATAATGGTGTGATGCAGACCGGTTGGATCCTGGAGCAGAAACAGTGGTATTTTGCGGATGGTACGGGAGCGATGCGTACCGGGTGGCTGCATAAAGGCGGGAGCTGGTTTTATCTGCAAGAAAACGGGGCGATGTGTACCGGATGGAAAGATATTGGTGGAACGTGGTATTATTTTCGTCCGGGGAACGGTGATATGATGACCGGATGGGTGCGGGATCGTGAAACCTGGTACTATATGAGCGGCAGTGGAGCGATGCAAACCGGCTGGCTGAAACATGGGACTGCATGGTATTATCTCAGTGGAAGTGGCGCTATGGCGAAGGACTGGACGCAGGTCAGAGGTTCCTGGTATTACCTGAACGATCATGGAGCAATGCAGACGGGCTGGCTTCACAGAGGAAATAACTGGTTCTATCTGAATGAGGATGGTGTGATGCAAACCGGCTGGCTGCACCGGAGGGGTGTCTGGTACTATCTGAACAGGAGTGGAGCGATGTTGACCGGCTGGCAGGTTGTTGGATCTTCCTGGTATTATTTCGACGGAGACGGGGCGATGCAGAGCGGTTGGATCTGTCTGGAGGGATCCTGGTATTATCTTGGTGGAAATAATGACGGGGCGATGAAAACAGGATGGATTCGCAACGGGGGAAGAAATTATTATCTGACCCCGGGAGGTATCTGGAAAGATATCCGTCTTGCCGTGATTGGAAACAACGAGGCAGGTGCAATCACCACGGCGGCAAAATTTGTCGAAATGGGTGTTGATGCAACGGTTGTTACAGGAAACTTTGAGATCTCCCGGTATGACGGAATTATCATTCCCGGTGGCGGTGATCTGGATCCGGCACGATACGGACAGACCAATACGGCAAGCGGAAATATCGACAACATACTGGATGAAAGGCAGATAGATGCTGTGAAACAATGTGTAGCAGCGGGGAAGCCGATCTTTGGTATCTGTAAAGGCGTGCAGCTGATCAATGTAGTTTTCGGCGGGACGCTGAATCAGAGTATCTCAGGTCATATGGGAGTATGGCACACGGTAAGTGTGAGCAGAAGCGGCTGGTTTTCCAATATTTACTCCGGTTCCGTGCGCGTCCTCAGCTACCATCACCAGTCGATCCGTGACCTGGCGGACGGTTTTCAGGCAGACATGCGTGCAGGTGACGGAACCATCGAAGCGATTTCCAATAACGAAAAACACATCTACGGCGTCCAGTTTCACCCGGAACAGATGAACAACGAGGTGGGAAACCGCTGCATCAGGCAGTTTGTGGAGGTTTGTGCGAAATAA
- a CDS encoding TIGR00266 family protein — translation MRYEIQGDTLPVVICYLDGGEKMITEKGAMSWMSPNMHMATSTNGGIGKAFGRMFSGESMFQNIYTAQGGPGMIAFASCFPGSILPYQISPGRELIVQKSGFLASEAGVNLSVFFQKRFGSGLFGGEGFIMQRLAGEGMVFLEFDGHVVEYDLQPGQQIIVDTGYLAAMEATCSMDIQTVPGVKNMLFGGEGIFNTVITGPGHIWLQTMPISNVAGAIAPFIPSKS, via the coding sequence ATGCGTTATGAAATTCAAGGCGACACTTTACCCGTTGTTATCTGTTATCTGGACGGCGGTGAAAAAATGATCACAGAAAAAGGAGCCATGAGCTGGATGTCACCGAACATGCACATGGCAACTTCTACCAACGGCGGCATCGGAAAAGCTTTCGGACGGATGTTTTCCGGTGAATCCATGTTTCAGAATATCTATACTGCCCAGGGCGGTCCCGGCATGATTGCTTTTGCCTCCTGCTTCCCGGGAAGTATTCTTCCTTACCAGATTTCCCCCGGGCGGGAACTGATTGTACAGAAGTCCGGTTTTCTCGCTTCCGAAGCCGGGGTAAACCTTTCTGTTTTCTTCCAGAAACGCTTCGGTTCCGGACTCTTCGGCGGTGAGGGATTTATCATGCAGCGCCTTGCCGGAGAAGGGATGGTATTCCTAGAATTTGACGGCCATGTTGTCGAATACGACCTGCAGCCCGGTCAGCAGATCATCGTGGATACCGGTTATCTGGCTGCTATGGAAGCCACCTGTTCCATGGATATCCAGACCGTTCCCGGTGTAAAAAATATGCTTTTTGGCGGGGAAGGCATCTTCAACACCGTCATCACCGGCCCGGGACATATATGGCTCCAGACCATGCCAATCTCGAATGTAGCAGGAGCGATTGCACCGTTTATTCCGTCAAAGTCTTAA
- a CDS encoding glycoside hydrolase family 95 protein: MKMIFETPATVWQEAFPLGNGRIGALMFGDGEAETLCLNEDTLWSGYPGDPRTGMGYEDIKKAEVYAKEGKYLQAAQVLNQAQETAEDVEMYEPFGTVRIRFEGEREIADYQRELDLETATARVTYRNCGKSYEHRCFCSAPAQMLVYRIRAEEAFTITVTAEGGFLTGNSWDGKIWKMQGQMPGKSKIPVGAKEGDGSEFVFSENPQEKGMLYEGWCMFETKEGEILPTEMGVRCVNVHEITMRILIRSGFAGVSRHPYTDGKDPAKLLLQDQERAGMPVEELWKEHIREYQQYFQRVKLTLGDGSRDGMDLSKRLEQYKKDGEDPGLEQLLFDYGRYLLISCSRPGTQAANLQGIWNCDRIPAWKSDYTVNINTEMNYWMTGPCNLHELAEPLVRMNRELLESARETAQKYFHCEGAACFHNVDLWRKTSPAAGLANWAFWPFGGAWMCRNLYEEYLFTQDREYLQEIFPVLEEHARFCSNMLQKTDKGLAVVPATSPENCFLDQGEAVPVALYTENTLAIIRNLFRDYLEACEVLKKERTLLKTIREQLSVIVPTQLGSDGRILEWNEELPEAEVEHRHLSHLYEFHPGRGITRKTPELLEGVQKSLLVRGDEGTGWSLAWKILMWARMEDGAHAAKQVAQMLQVRDPFAEMSVQGGGVYPNLFCAHPPFQIDGNLGFTAGIAEMLLQSHGGELVILPAVSPKWKCGSVQGLIARGAITVDIAWEGECVNCWLTSKTDQEVRVRVKMQESRTVFLKAGNRVKFE, encoded by the coding sequence ATGAAAATGATATTTGAGACGCCGGCGACTGTCTGGCAGGAGGCATTTCCGCTGGGAAACGGACGGATCGGTGCGCTGATGTTCGGGGACGGGGAGGCAGAAACGCTTTGCTTGAATGAAGATACCCTCTGGTCGGGCTATCCGGGGGATCCGCGCACCGGTATGGGATATGAGGATATCAAAAAAGCAGAAGTGTATGCAAAAGAGGGAAAGTATCTTCAGGCTGCACAGGTGCTAAATCAGGCACAGGAGACGGCAGAGGATGTAGAGATGTATGAGCCTTTCGGCACGGTACGGATTCGGTTTGAGGGAGAGCGGGAGATTGCAGATTATCAAAGAGAACTGGATCTTGAGACGGCAACTGCCCGGGTGACATATCGAAATTGCGGGAAATCGTATGAACACCGTTGCTTTTGCAGTGCACCGGCGCAGATGTTGGTGTACCGGATCCGAGCAGAGGAAGCATTTACCATAACGGTCACGGCAGAGGGCGGATTTCTTACGGGAAACAGCTGGGACGGAAAAATATGGAAAATGCAGGGACAGATGCCGGGAAAAAGTAAGATCCCTGTGGGGGCGAAAGAAGGGGACGGCAGTGAGTTCGTTTTTTCGGAAAATCCGCAGGAAAAAGGAATGTTATATGAAGGCTGGTGTATGTTTGAGACGAAAGAGGGGGAGATCCTTCCGACAGAGATGGGAGTTCGCTGCGTCAATGTGCATGAGATTACCATGCGGATTCTAATCCGTTCCGGGTTTGCAGGAGTTTCCAGACATCCGTACACAGACGGGAAGGATCCGGCAAAGCTGTTACTTCAGGATCAGGAGAGAGCCGGGATGCCGGTGGAAGAGTTGTGGAAAGAACATATCCGGGAGTATCAGCAGTATTTTCAGAGAGTGAAATTGACGCTTGGAGATGGCAGCAGAGACGGGATGGATCTTTCGAAACGGCTGGAACAGTATAAAAAAGACGGCGAGGATCCGGGGCTGGAGCAGCTGTTGTTTGATTATGGACGGTATCTGCTGATTTCCTGTTCCCGACCGGGCACGCAGGCGGCAAACTTGCAGGGTATCTGGAACTGCGACCGGATCCCGGCGTGGAAGAGCGATTATACGGTAAATATCAATACCGAGATGAATTACTGGATGACCGGTCCGTGTAATCTTCACGAACTGGCAGAGCCTCTGGTGCGGATGAACCGGGAACTGCTGGAAAGTGCGAGGGAGACGGCGCAGAAATATTTTCACTGTGAAGGTGCGGCGTGTTTCCATAACGTGGATCTGTGGAGAAAGACATCACCGGCAGCAGGACTGGCAAACTGGGCGTTCTGGCCATTTGGCGGGGCGTGGATGTGCCGGAATCTCTATGAGGAATATCTGTTTACGCAGGACAGAGAGTATTTGCAGGAGATTTTTCCGGTGCTGGAGGAACATGCCAGATTTTGCAGCAACATGTTACAAAAGACGGATAAAGGACTGGCAGTGGTTCCGGCAACATCGCCGGAAAATTGTTTCCTGGATCAGGGAGAAGCAGTTCCGGTGGCATTGTATACAGAAAATACGCTGGCAATTATTCGAAACCTGTTCCGGGATTATCTGGAAGCATGTGAAGTATTAAAGAAAGAGAGGACTCTTTTAAAAACGATCCGTGAACAGCTGTCGGTGATCGTACCGACACAGCTGGGAAGTGACGGAAGGATTCTGGAGTGGAATGAGGAACTCCCGGAGGCGGAAGTAGAACACAGACATTTGTCGCATCTGTATGAGTTCCATCCGGGAAGAGGAATCACGAGAAAGACGCCGGAACTTCTGGAAGGAGTGCAAAAAAGCCTGCTTGTCCGGGGCGACGAGGGAACCGGCTGGAGTCTGGCGTGGAAAATTCTGATGTGGGCAAGGATGGAAGACGGTGCGCATGCGGCAAAACAGGTGGCGCAGATGCTGCAGGTTCGTGATCCTTTCGCGGAAATGTCCGTGCAGGGCGGCGGTGTATACCCGAACCTGTTCTGTGCACATCCACCGTTCCAGATTGACGGAAATCTTGGATTTACCGCGGGAATCGCAGAGATGCTGCTGCAAAGCCACGGAGGAGAACTCGTGATCCTTCCGGCGGTATCGCCGAAGTGGAAATGTGGCTCTGTACAGGGGCTGATCGCCCGGGGTGCGATTACGGTGGATATCGCGTGGGAAGGAGAGTGTGTGAACTGTTGGCTGACGAGCAAAACAGATCAGGAAGTCCGGGTGCGTGTGAAAATGCAGGAGAGCAGGACGGTATTTTTGAAAGCCGGAAATAGAGTAAAATTTGAATAA
- a CDS encoding anthranilate synthase component II yields the protein MIVLIDNYDSFSYNLYQLIGSVEPDIKVVRNDAYTVEEIEAMKPEAIILSPGPGKPSDAGICIEAIRYFAGKVPVFGVCLGHQAICEAFGGTVSYAKELMHGKQKEIHQIGENQLFQGLPETFPAARYHSLAALKEELPEELKVTAESEDGEVMAVEHTKYPIYGVQFHPESVMTPDGKIMIENFMDVVRGGREQ from the coding sequence ATGATAGTACTGATTGATAATTACGACAGTTTTTCTTATAACTTATATCAGCTGATCGGTTCCGTGGAGCCGGATATCAAAGTCGTGCGAAACGATGCATATACGGTGGAAGAGATCGAGGCGATGAAACCGGAAGCCATCATCCTTTCTCCGGGACCCGGAAAACCGTCCGATGCAGGAATCTGTATTGAGGCGATCCGGTATTTTGCCGGAAAGGTTCCGGTCTTTGGTGTGTGTCTGGGACATCAGGCAATCTGCGAAGCATTTGGTGGAACGGTGTCCTATGCGAAAGAACTGATGCACGGAAAACAGAAAGAGATTCATCAGATCGGTGAAAATCAGCTGTTTCAGGGGTTGCCGGAGACATTTCCGGCAGCGCGGTATCACTCACTGGCAGCATTAAAGGAAGAACTGCCGGAAGAACTGAAAGTGACTGCGGAGTCGGAAGACGGAGAAGTGATGGCGGTAGAACACACAAAATATCCGATCTACGGTGTACAGTTTCACCCGGAATCGGTGATGACACCGGATGGCAAGATTATGATAGAGAACTTTATGGATGTAGTCAGAGGAGGAAGAGAACAATGA
- a CDS encoding alpha-L-fucosidase translates to MGKETEQKQEIVNQGVHTYSQVESYVWPQEPILREQLEWFQDQKLALMVHWGMYNQLGMVASWALSDEDAEWSRKTVDWTDDGELFKRQYRALNRAFDPVAFQPEEWAKMAKKCGFRYLILTTKHHDGFCLWDTAYTEYKTTAEECPFHTHKYADIVRTMFDAFRKEGLGIGAYFSKADWHCPDYWETEKALTRKTTRNPTYDPKENPEAWERFRAFTRDQILELGKQYGRLDILWFDAGWVAAANGQDIRLGEIVEKVRKTQPWVLAVDRTVGGAYENYVTPEMCVPEKPLRVPWESCLTLGADFNYAYGDHYKSQRELVNLLVNIVAKGGNMALNVSPQPDGRIPVEAWESLRGLGAWMQTYGEAIYGTRICAPYQSGNLAFTQKGDTVYVIRLYPEEGEAVEEELLIPYQEKIRGISMVDTKKAVEWQITEEGIRVVIPKGYREGDTPIAIVWKIER, encoded by the coding sequence ATGGGAAAAGAGACAGAGCAGAAACAGGAAATTGTGAATCAGGGGGTTCATACATACAGTCAGGTGGAATCTTATGTCTGGCCACAGGAGCCTATTTTGAGGGAGCAGCTGGAGTGGTTTCAGGATCAGAAGCTGGCGTTGATGGTGCACTGGGGAATGTATAATCAGCTGGGCATGGTGGCGAGCTGGGCGCTCAGTGATGAGGATGCGGAGTGGTCCAGAAAGACGGTAGACTGGACGGATGACGGGGAGCTTTTTAAGAGGCAGTATCGGGCATTAAACCGTGCGTTTGATCCGGTGGCTTTTCAGCCGGAAGAATGGGCGAAGATGGCAAAGAAATGTGGGTTCCGGTATCTGATTCTGACGACCAAGCATCACGACGGCTTCTGTCTGTGGGATACGGCATATACAGAATACAAGACCACGGCGGAGGAATGTCCGTTTCATACGCATAAATATGCGGATATTGTCCGTACCATGTTTGATGCGTTTCGAAAAGAAGGACTGGGAATCGGAGCGTATTTTTCCAAGGCGGACTGGCACTGTCCGGATTACTGGGAAACAGAGAAGGCGCTTACACGGAAAACTACCAGAAATCCTACCTATGACCCGAAAGAAAATCCTGAAGCGTGGGAGCGGTTCCGGGCATTTACCAGGGATCAGATTCTGGAACTTGGAAAGCAGTATGGAAGGCTGGATATCCTCTGGTTTGATGCTGGCTGGGTAGCGGCTGCAAACGGACAGGATATCCGGCTGGGCGAGATTGTAGAGAAAGTGCGAAAAACGCAGCCATGGGTGCTGGCAGTAGACCGGACGGTGGGCGGTGCTTATGAGAATTATGTCACACCGGAGATGTGTGTGCCGGAAAAACCGCTGCGTGTGCCCTGGGAGAGCTGCCTGACGCTGGGAGCTGATTTTAACTATGCGTATGGAGATCATTACAAATCCCAGAGAGAACTGGTAAATCTTCTGGTCAATATTGTGGCGAAGGGCGGAAATATGGCGTTAAATGTAAGTCCGCAGCCGGATGGCAGGATTCCGGTGGAAGCGTGGGAGAGCCTGCGGGGACTGGGTGCATGGATGCAGACATATGGGGAAGCCATCTATGGAACAAGAATCTGTGCGCCGTATCAGAGCGGAAATCTGGCATTTACGCAAAAAGGCGATACCGTCTATGTGATCCGGCTGTATCCGGAGGAAGGGGAAGCGGTAGAAGAAGAACTTTTGATTCCTTATCAGGAAAAAATCCGCGGGATTTCCATGGTGGACACGAAAAAAGCGGTTGAATGGCAGATAACAGAAGAAGGAATCCGGGTGGTGATTCCGAAAGGGTACCGCGAAGGAGATACGCCGATTGCAATTGTATGGAAGATAGAACGGTAG